A region of Saccharomyces kudriavzevii IFO 1802 strain IFO1802 genome assembly, chromosome: 14 DNA encodes the following proteins:
- the NMA111 gene encoding Nma111p (similar to Saccharomyces cerevisiae NMA111 (YNL123W); ancestral locus Anc_2.150) encodes MTISLGNMKKRDRSKTSDGLSSEASPAKRKQVECATDDREEEYTDHDIIIEPLHFANNNNAVLTDSENYLRWQNTISNVVKSVVSIHFSQVAPFDCDPALVSEATGFVVDAKLGIILTNRHVVGPGPFVGYVVFDNHEECDVIPIYRDPVHDFGFLQFDPKKIKYSKIKALTLKPTLARVGSEIRVVGNDAGEKLSILAGFISRIDRNAPEYGELTYNDFNTEYIQAAASASGGSSGSPVVNIDGYAVALQAGGSTEASTDFFLPLDRILRALTCIQNNKPITRGTIEVQWLLKPYDECRRLGLTSERESEARAKFPENIGLLVAETVLREGPGDGKIREGDTLISINDETISSFMQVDKIQDENVGNEVNLVIQRGGIEHAVVCKIGDLHDITPRRYVEVCGATFHELSYQMARFYALPVKGVFLSSASGSFNFDSKERVGWIVDSIDNRETPDLDTFIEIMKTIPDRKRVTVRYHHLTDQHSPLVTSIYIDRHWCNEYRVYTRNDTTGIWDYTNVADPLPADPLKPRSAKIISIPINNEKIANLSSSLCTVATMAAVPLDSLSADTLKTSGLIVDAERGYVLVSRRVVPHDCLDTFVTIADSLIVPATVEFLHPTHNFAIVKYDPKLVEAPLITPKLSTTRIKRGDKLQFIGFTQNDRIVTSETTVTDISSVSIPSNLIPRYRATNLEAISIDCNVSTRCNSGILTDNDGTVRGLWLPFLGERLENKEKVYLMGLDIMDCKEVIDILKNGGKPRVSIVDAGFGSISVLQARIRGVPEEWIMRMEHESNNRLQFITVSRVSYTEDEVHLETGDVILSVDGKLVTEMNDLNGVISSVDGVLPSTILNFRVVRDGNIVDLRINTVEVQETDHFVIFAGSILQQPHHAVLQAMVDVPKGVYCTFRGESSPAIQYGISATNFITHVNEIETPNLDLFLKVVKTIPDNSYCKMRLMTFDNVPFAISLKTNYHYFPTAELNRNNVTRKWIEKEFTGNSESKK; translated from the coding sequence ATGACTATATCGTTGGGCaacatgaagaaaagagatCGTTCCAAAACTTCTGATGGACTTTCTAGTGAAGCATCGCCTGCGAAGAGGAAACAGGTGGAATGCGCCACCGACGATCGAGAGGAAGAGTACACGGACCACGATATCATCATAGAGCCCCTGCATTTTGccaataacaataatgcTGTGCTCACAGATTCGGAAAATTACCTCAGATGGCAAAATACTATTTCCAATGTAGTTAAATCGGTGGTTTccattcatttttctcaagTCGCACCCTTCGACTGCGATCCTGCCTTGGTGTCAGAAGCTACAGGGTTTGTTGTGGATGCTAAACTAGGTATCATCTTGACAAACAGACACGTCGTTGGACCGGGTCCATTTGTGGGCTATGTTGTTTTCGATAACCATGAAGAGTGTGATGTTATACCGATTTACAGGGACCCTGTTCACGATTTCGGATTCCTGCAATTCgatccaaaaaaaataaaatattccaaaatcaaagcGCTAACTTTGAAGCCAACTTTGGCTAGGGTCGGTTCAGAGATCAGGGTTGTGGGTAATGACGCCGGTGAAAAACTAAGTATCCTGGCAGGTTTCATCAGTAGAATTGACAGAAATGCTCCAGAATATGGTGAGTTGACATATAACGACTTCAATACTGAATATATTCAAGCTGCCGCATCCGCATCAGGTGGGTCAAGTGGATCCCCAGTGGTAAATATAGATGGATATGCAGTAGCTTTGCAGGCTGGTGGCTCCACGGAAGCTTCCAcggatttctttttaccaTTGGATAGGATTTTGAGAGCGTTGACCTGCATTCAAAACAACAAACCTATCACTCGTGGTACGATCGAAGTACAGTGGTTATTGAAGCCATACGATGAGTGCAGACGATTAGGTTTGACATCAGAAAGAGAAAGTGAGGCTCGTGCCAAATTTCCTGAAAACATTGGTCTCTTGGTAGCAGAGACCGTTTTGAGAGAAGGCCCAGGTGACGGTAAAATAAGAGAGGGAGATACTTTAATTTCAATTAACGATGAAACTATCTCTTCATTCATGCAAGTAGATAAAATccaagatgaaaatgtaGGCAACGAAGTCAATTTGGTTATCCAAAGAGGTGGAATCGAACATGCCGTTGTTTGTAAGATTGGTGACCTACATGACATTACTCCTCGTCGTTATGTAGAGGTTTGTGGTGCTACTTTTCATGAATTATCGTATCAAATGGCAAGATTTTACGCGCTGCCTGTCAAAGGTGTGTTTCTGAGTAGTGCATCAGGGTCCTTTAACTTTGATTCAAAGGAAAGAGTGGGTTGGATTGTGGATTCCATAGATAATAGAGAAACCCCTGATTTGGATAcatttattgaaataatgaaaacCATTCCAGATCGTAAGCGTGTCACCGTACGATACCATCATCTCACAGATCAGCATTCCCCACTTGTTACTTCTATTTATATTGACCGTCATTGGTGCAATGAATACAGGGTCTATACAAGAAACGATACAACTGGTATTTGGGACTATACCAATGTTGCTGATCCGCTTCCAGCTGACCCATTGAAACCGCGTTCGGCCAAAATCATCTCCATTCCcatcaataatgaaaaaattgccaatttatcatcttcattatGTACTGTAGCTACAATGGCAGCGGTTCCATTGGATTCTCTTTCTGCAGATACTTTAAAGACATCTGGTTTGATCGTCGACGCGGAAAGAGGTTACGTGCTTGTTTCTAGAAGAGTGGTGCCACATGATTGTCTCGATACTTTTGTTACCATTGCAGATTCACTTATAGTTCCTGCTACCGTGGAATTCCTTCACCCAACTCACAATTTTGCCATTGTTAAATATGATCCAAAGTTGGTAGAGGCTCCACTAATCACTCCTAAATTGTCCACTACAAGAATAAAACGGGGTGATAAACTGCAGTTTATAGGTTTCACCCAGAACGATAGAATCGTCACTTCAGAGACAACTGTTACTGACATTTCCTCTGTAAGTATCCCAAGTAACTTAATTCCGAGGTATCGAGCCACTAACTTAGAAGCTATATCTATTGATTGTAACGTGAGTACCAGATGTAATTCTGGTATTCTCACGGATAATGATGGTACCGTAAGAGGCCTGTGGCTGCCATTTTTAGGCGAAAGattagaaaataaagagaagGTCTATTTGATGGGTTTAGATATAATGGACTGTAAGGAAGTGATAGACATCCTGAAAAATGGTGGCAAGCCAAGGGTAAGTATAGTTGATGCTGGATTTGGTTCAATCTCCGTCCTACAAGCCAGGATTAGAGGAGTTCCAGAAGAATGGATCATGCGCATGGAGCATGAATCAAATAATAGGCTACAGTTTATCACTGTTTCCAGAGTCTCTTATACGGAAGACGAAGTTCATTTAGAGACAGGAGATGTCATCTTGTCCGTAGATGGTAAGCTGGTAACTGAAATGAATGATTTGAACGGAGTTATAAGCTCAGTTGATGGTGTTTTACCTTCGACCATACTAAATTTCAGAGTTGTTCGTGATGGGAATATAGTTGATTTGAGAATCAACACCGTTGAGGTTCAAGAAACCGATCATTTTGTAATATTTGCCGGTAGTATCTTACAGCAACCGCATCATGCCGTTTTACAAGCCATGGTTGATGTTCCAAAGGGTGTCTACTGTACGTTTAGGGGAGAATCGTCGCCAGCAATCCAATATGGTATCTCTGCTACGAACTTCATTACACATGTCAATGAAATTGAGACACCTAATCTGGatttattcttgaaagtCGTTAAAACAATTCCTGATAATAGTTATTGTAAGATGAGATTAATGACATTTGACAATGTTCCTTTTGCTATTTCactgaaaacaaattaCCATTACTTTCCAACCGCGGAATTAAATAGGAACAACGTCACACGTAAGTGgattgaaaaggaatttACTGGTAATAGCGAGAGCAAAAAATAG
- the MRP35 gene encoding mitochondrial 54S ribosomal protein bL35m (similar to Saccharomyces cerevisiae YNL122C; ancestral locus Anc_2.151), translated as MSLFNVLNPLLKGSNSLRPKFNGILFNNVCTITIRTLMKTHKGTAKRWRRTGNTFKRGIAGRKHGNIGWSHRSLKALTGRKTAHPAYLKHLKRLLPYH; from the coding sequence ATGTCTTTGTTCAACGTATTGAATCCGCTACTAAAAGGGTCCAATAGTCTCAGACCGAAGTTCAACGGTATTCTATTCAACAATGTTTGtacaataacaataagaaCTTTAATGAAAACCCATAAAGGTACAGCAAAGAGATGGAGGCGTACTGGTAATACTTTCAAAAGGGGTATCGCTGGAAGAAAGCATGGCAATATAGGCTGGTCCCATAGATCCTTAAAGGCTTTGACTGGAAGGAAAACAGCTCATCCAGCTTATTTAAAGCATTTAAAGCGTTTGCTACCTTACCATTGA
- the TOM70 gene encoding protein channel TOM70 (similar to Saccharomyces cerevisiae TOM71 (YHR117W) and TOM70 (YNL121C); ancestral locus Anc_2.152) encodes MKSFISKNKTAILATIGATGAAVGAYYYYTQLQQQQQRGKKDTITKDEKKDVKGSQKKAEGSKKTASESKAPVYPVSSNGEPDFSKKANFTAEEKDKYALALKDKGNQYFRNKKYDDAIKYYNWALELKEDPVFYSNLSACYVSVGDLKKVVEMSTKALEIKPDYSKVLLRRASANEGLGNFADAMFDLSVLSLNGDFNDASIEPMLERNLNKQAMSRLKEKFGDVDAATATPTELSTQPPKERKDKQENLPSITSMASFFGIFKPELTFANYDEFNKADKELMDGLANLYKRSPESYDRADESFTKAAKLFEEQLDKSNEDEKLKEKLAISLEHTGIFKFLKNDPLGAHEDIKKAIELFPRVNSYIYMALIMADRNDSTEYYNYFDKALKLNPNNSSVYYHRGQMNFILQNYDQAGKDFDKAKELDPENIFPYIQLACLAYRENKFDDCETLFSEAKRKFPEAPEVPNFFAEILTDKNDFDKALKQYDLAIELENKLDRIYVGIAPLVGKATLLTRNPTVENFVEATNLLEKASKLDPRSEQAKIGLAQMKLQQEDIDEAIMLFEESADLARTMEEKLQAITFAEAAKVQQKIRSDPILAAKIQETLAKLREQGLM; translated from the coding sequence atgaagaGCTTTATTTCGAAGAACAAGACAGCCATTTTGGCAACCATCGGTGCTACAGGTGCTGCCGTCGGTGCATACTACTACTACACCCAActgcaacaacagcaacaacgGGGAAAGAAGGACACCATTACTaaggatgaaaagaaagacgTGAAGGGTTCTCAAAAGAAAGCAGAGGGTAGCAAGAAAACTGCAAGCGAATCAAAGGCCCCTGTTTACCCAGTTTCTAGCAATGGTGAACCAgacttttcaaagaaggcAAATTTTActgctgaagaaaaggataaatATGCATTAGCATTAAAGGATAAGGGTAACCAATACTtcagaaataaaaaatacgATGATGCTATTAAATACTACAATTGGGCGCTAGAATTGAAGGAAGACCCAGTTTTCTACTCGAATTTGTCCGCCTGTTATGTTTCTGTTGGCGATCTGAAGAAAGTCGTTGAAATGAGTACCAAGGCTCTTGAAATAAAGCCGGACTACTCGAAAGTCTTGCTAAGAAGGGCCTCTGCTAATGAAGGTTTGGGAAACTTTGCTGATGCCATGTTTGATTTGTCTGTATTGTCCTTGAATGGCGACTTCAACGATGCTTCTATTGAACCAATGTTGGAAAGGAACTTGAATAAGCAAGCTATGTCCAGactgaaggaaaaatttggtgACGTTGATGCTGCTACTGCCACTCCAACTGAGCTATCCACTCAACCACCTAAAGAACGTAAGGACAAGCAGGAAAACTTACCATCAATTACATCCATGGCCTCTTTCTTTGGTATTTTCAAGCCTGAGCTAACTTTTGCCAACTACGATGAATTCAATAAAGCCGATAAAGAATTAATGGACGGGTTAGCTAATTTGTATAAGAGATCTCCTGAAAGCTATGATAGGGCTGATGAGTCCTTCACAAAGGCCGcaaaattatttgaagagCAGCTAGACAAAAGCAACGAGGACGAAAAactaaaggaaaaattagCCATCTCTTTAGAACATACAGGtattttcaagttcttgaaaaatgacCCATTGGGAGCTCATGAAGACATCAAGAAAGCCATCGAATTGTTCCCAAGAGTCAACTCTTATATTTACATGGCTTTAATCATGGCTGATAGGAATGACTCCACCGAATACTATAACTACTTTGACAAAGCTCTGAAGCTGAATCCCAACAACTCTTCTGTTTACTACCACCGTGGTCAAATGAACTTCATTTTACAAAACTATGATCAGGCAGgaaaagattttgataAAGCCAAGGAATTAGACCCGGAAAACATATTCCCTTATATCCAACTAGCATGTCTAGCATATCGTGAAAAcaaattcgatgactgtGAAACCTTGTTCAGTGAagcaaagagaaaatttccGGAGGCACCTGAAGtaccaaatttttttgctgagATTTTAACTGATAAGAACGACTTTGATAAAGCTTTGAAACAATATGATTTAGCTattgaattggaaaataagTTGGATCGTATTTACGTTGGTATCGCTCCATTGGTCGGTAAAGCTACTTTGTTAACAAGAAATCCAACGGTGGAAAATTTCGTTGAAGCCACCAATCTGCTAGAAAAGGCATCCAAATTAGATCCAAGAAGTGAACAAGCTAAAATTGGCCTAGCTCAAATGAAATTGCAAcaagaagatattgatgaagCCATCATGCTATTTGAAGAATCTGCTGATCTGGCCAGAACTATGGAGGAGAAATTGCAAGCCATTACTTTTGCTGAGGCCGCTAAAgttcaacaaaaaatcagatCAGATCCAATATTGGCAGCAAAGATCCAAGAAACTTTAGCTAAATTACGCGAACAAGGTTTAATGTGA